Part of the Triticum urartu cultivar G1812 chromosome 2, Tu2.1, whole genome shotgun sequence genome, CAAGCTAGCTGATCATCAGGGCCTAACTGAAAAGCCTGGCCATGGCGATTTCCTCCCGTTTTCTGGCTCCTTGCTCTGTCCTCATGGCGACTCTGATGCTGCTCATCGTCCAGGCACAAAGCATCACTAGGCACTACGATTTCAATGTACGTATATATGCACGTACGTCCGCATTCATCTATGTCCTACATGCATTTTCTCACATGGATGGGGATCTGTGCAGGTGCAAATGGCGAACGTGACGAGGCTGTGCGCCAGCAAGAGCGTTGTGACGGTGAACGGGGAGTACCCCGGCCCGACGCTGGTGGCGAGGGAGGGCGACCGCGTGCTCGTCCGCGTCACCAACCGCGTAGCGCACAACATGACGCTGCACTGGCACGGCATCCGGCAGCTGCGGAGCGGCTGGGCCGACGGGCCGGCGTACGTTACGCAGTGCCCGATTCAGACGGGCCAGAGCTACGTCTACAACTTCACCGTCGCCGGGCAGCGCGGCACGCTGTGGTGGCACGCGCACATCTCCTGGCTACGCGCCACCGTATACGGCGCCATCGTCATCCTCCCCAAGCTCGGCGTGCCTTACCCGTTCGTTGCGCCGCACAAGGAAGTTCCTCTTCTCTTCGGCGAGTGGTGGAGGGCGGACACAGAGGCGGTGGTCAGCCAGGCGCTCCGGACGGGCGGCGCCCCAAACATCTCAGATGCTTTCACCATCAATGGCCTTCCTGGGCCGCTATACAACTGCTCCGCTAAAGGTACATTGCACTCACTCTATGCTTCCATGCATCTTTTATGTTACACCTTCGGTAATCGTCAAGGATTTATATACTTACCGTGCATCCATGGCATATTGCAGACACGTTCAAACTGAAGGTGAAACCTGGAAAAACATACATGTTGCGCCTCATCAACGCTGCTCTTAACGACGAGCTCTTCTTCTCCGTCGCCAACCACACGATCACCATCGTCGAGGTCGACGCAGTCTACGTCAAACCATTCACAGTCAAGACCCTGATAATCTCTCCGGGCCAGACCACCAACGTGCTCCTCACAGCCAAGCCGTTCTATCCCAAGGCTAACTTCTACATGTCCGCCGCGCCATACTCCGTCATCAGGCCTGGTACGTTCGACAGCACCACGGTCGCCGGCATACTCGAGTACCACAACCCTCGCTCCGCCTCCGAGTCAAGCTTCGACAAGGACCTGCCACTCTTCAGGCCGACTATGCCGAGGTTCAACGACACGGGCCTGGTCACCAACTTCACCTCCAAGCTCCGGAGCCTTGCCACACCGCAGTACCCGGCCGCCGTGCCACAGTCGGTGGACAAGCGGTTCTTCTTCACGGTCGGCTTGGGCACACGCCCTTGCCCCGTGAATGCGACGTGCCAGGGGCCTACCAACACCACGCAGTTTGCGGCGGCCATCAACAACATCTCCCTGGTGCTTCCTTCCACAGCGCTCCTACAGTCGCACTTCTCACAGGCGTGTCTCGGGGGTGGTCTATGGTCGAACTTCCGACCGCCCCTTCTCGCATTCTCGCAATTCAACTACACTGGGGTATCGCCGAACAACACGAACGTGGCCACCGGGACCAAGTTGCTCGTGCTGCCATTCAACGCCACGGTGGAGCTGGTGATGCAGGAcacgagcatccttggcatcgagAGCCACCCTCTGCACCTTCACGGCTTCAATTTCTTTGTCGTGGGGCAAGGCTTTGGCAACTACGACCCTGTGAATGACCCAACGAGGTTTAACCTCGTCGACCCCGTCGAGCGAAACACCGTTGGCGTGCCAGCTGGTGGATGGGTGGCCATACGTTTTCTCGCCGACAACCCAGGTAAAGCAGAGTTGTATATACTTACTATCTATTCATGAAACTGAATGCGTAGCCTGTGCTCATATTTGTGGTATGCATGTATCCGCAGGTGTATGGTTCATGCATTGCCATTTGGAGGTGCACACAACTTGGGGACTACGAATGGCATGGCTGGTGCAAGACGGGAGCCTACCGAACCAGAAGCTGCTCCCCCCGCCATCCGATCTTCCCAAATGCTAGTCGGAGAGGATCAAATTAAGTTGTTGATTTTTTTCCCTCATTTATCGGTGTGCTAACTTGCAATTGATTTCTCCTTCAGAAGGTTTTTGTGTATTTAGTCAGTGCGCTGGTCTTGTAATTTTCTTGTATCTTTAATATATTTTTATATAGTTTGTAGCGACAATGTTTTGACTCTTCTCGAATAAACAATGATGTCAACTGAATGTCCAAATCCTAGCATATGGCATATTGTATAAGTTCTTTCAAAGAACACTTTGGCATGATCATCAAGAAAGCAAAACCTAGCTTGAAGGAAGGAATGCAGAGCTGGCTAGATTACTTGTAGATTCTCTTCACCTTCCCATGTTCATTGTACAGTTGATGTAACACTATCCTTATTAATAAAAATCAGAGTTACAGTGGGGGTTTTCCCCACTGTGTTTGCtcaaaaaaaattccaaatcCTTAAAACGTTTTTGTTAGTATGTTCACGTTGATTTAAACTTCATTTGGTTGTCTTTTTTGAAATTACTCCATTTATTACTAGAAATAAGTGTTCTTTATTTTTTTTGGAACGAGACAAAAGACTTGTCTAAAAATAAATTggtccattcctaaatataagtctttctagagatttcaatatcGACTACATACGTGAATGTacattctaaaatatgtctatatacatatgtatgtaatttgtattgaaatctctaaaaggacttatatttaggaaATGGAATGAGTATCTAAGGCTCATCTGGACGAGATGTTGTTATGTCACATCTAAGTGACATTATCACTTGCGTCGAAACTCACAGGCAATAGTCGGGCCGGTTGTCGCTTAGATGGTATGACACGGATTCATACCATGTTATGGGGTATTGGCAAATCGCCATATTGATACGTCGGACAGCTGCCCTATGTGTGTGGGTGGATGTGAAGATATTATGCATGCTCTCTTCACCTGCCCTAGGGCAGCCGAAGTCTGGAGATGTCTGCACCTTGACGGGTTCGTGGAGGAGGCGTGTGATACAGACAGGGCGGGTTCGGCAGCGCTAGACTATATTTTATGTGCTCCCCAGCGCCAAACGTTAATCCATGAGATCCCAGCTCAGTTACTAATCCTTGTGGGTATCTGGTACATATGGTGGGAGCGTAGACAGCATGTCCACGGGGAGGAAGTGCAGACTCCGGTCCAAGCCGCGCAGTCAATCGCGGCGCTGGCAGCAAACTACCTTAAGGCTACGAAGAAGAACGCGGTAGTAAGATCCTGCAGATGGAGGAAACCGCAAGAGGATTTTGTCAAGTTAAATGTAGACGCATCTTTTCATGCAGATGACCTCCAGGGAGCTGTAGGAGCTGTGCTACGGGACTGCAGAGGTGGTTTCATCGCATCTTCGAATGAGAGGCTGGAGCATGTTGTTGATGTAGAGACGGCGGAAGCACACGCACTACGGCATGGCATCTTACTAGCACAGCGGATGGGGATCACCAAGCTCATTGTGGAGTCCGACTGCCTTGAGGTGATCAACACCATGAACAATGGTGGTTTTACGGCATCGGGCTCCGCTGCGATCTATTCGGATTGTTTGGTCTTTATCATTGGGTATACTTCGGTGTCTTTTGTTCACTGCCCTAGGAAGACAAATTATGTCGCTCATGTTTTAGTTAGGTAAGCGGTGTCGGATCCACCTTCCATGTGGATCGAGGAGCCGCCGGCTTTCATTGTTAAGGGACTAGTGAATGATGTAACTTTGTTTTGATCTAATAAAAGTTTCCCgaagtttcaaaaaaaaagtGACATTATCACTTGAAATTATGGTACCCTTGTGTGTTGTTTTGTTGCAGTTTTAAACTCTCTCTTTTTCTGCGGGCCCCTTCAGCCCACACCCCAAATCCTATTCGACGCCCTTAGCGCCAGTTATAGGACAATCTGCAAACCGGCGCACAACTCTCTCGCACGTGGACTCTGCCCATTAACATTTTTTCTTCACATCCACAAAACGCTAGGTTTTCGCGAGCGCGCCAGGTTTTCATGATCGCGGTTTGCATTTTTGATTTTAGGAAGCTTCTAGAGGCCTCCCCATCTCGGTTTCCTTTCTGTTTTTTATTTCTTTtgcttttatttttctcttttcccttctcctttttatttttcccttcccccttttttgtcttcttttTCTTAAATCACAAAAGGTtatcaaattcatgaactttttatatattcatgaacattttttaaattcacGAAATTTTCTCGAATCCATGAACTTTTTCTGAAGTTCGAAAAAACTCAGGTTTGTCAACTTTTTCAAActcgtgaacatttttttagCCATGATTTATTTCAAATTCACAAACTTTTTTGAGTTCTTGAACATTTATTTGAACTCGTGAGCTTTTTCTGAAATTGTGAGCTTTGTACctattttgcaaaaaaattaaATCCGTGAACCTtttccaaattcatgaactttttatGGAATCCGCTAACTTTTTTGAACTCGTGTACTTATTATGAAATCCGTGAACTTATTTTGAAGTCGTGAACTTTCTTCAAATCTGCAACTTTTTTTGAACCCGTGAACTTTTTTGAGTTTGTGAACTTTTTTAAGTTTGTaatgtttttttttgaaactgtGAATTTTTTGACTGCGTGttttttaaattcatgattttttttaattttcaatgaacattttaaaattcatgttttccccatttttttgtttttccattTTTAACTCCTTTCAAACTTTCTTTTTTTGAATTGATGAAATTATTCTAGACATCAACGATGAACTGGCGAGATTTCGCTAGCGTGTGACTGGAACAAGCAAGGGAGTGGAACGAGGTACCAGCTTCGCGTTTGCCGAGCCGGCCCACTACTACAATTCACGTGCGAGGGCCAACAGCGCCAATGCAAAAAAATATGGTCATAAATTGCATGAAGAAACTTGATCGCATTACAAAAATTGCTCACGTGTTTATAAAAAAAGAGTTGACATCTTTTTACAATATACAGTTacagtttttgaaaaaaaatacaTGATGAAGTTTTTAAAAATAAATTTTTCACGATACACGACAGACATTTTCTAAAAATACACGATAAACCTTTCTAAAATACAAGCAAAAAAATTAGAACAAggtgattttttttgaaaatacaCGACGAACATTTATAAAATACACCATGAACGCTTATAAATATGAGATATTTTTTAATGtggtgaacattttttaaatacataaTGAACATCTTTTAAAATATAGGGAACATTTTTTTTAATTCGCGAATAACATTTCATTAAAGACGGTGAACTTTTCTTTAAATGTGGGTGTCTGAGCTAGATCCGGCAGATCCTTTTGTAAGGTATCCTAGCTACACAATTGGGTTAATTGTAGCATGAAGAAGGATTAATCCAGGTTCGGGCTCTCACAATGGACACAATTTTTTAGAAAAGAAGGATGACCCTGGTCTCTGCATCTGAACGATGCATATaaccactttattaattatttttACAAGACCTTATAAAGTGATACAACAGTAAGATTAAAGCCGTCGTCTAAGCAACAAACTGTCACTACacctatccagttgatgaaggggcgcagatagcctgggcctaataacaaacagacatcgcagccaaGCCTAACATCTAAGATCTGAGACCCCAACCTAGCCACTTGCCGGGTATGGGGCACACACTGGTCCGGCGTGCTCtcagaggccgccgccgccaactgccACCACTCCATCTTCAGAACTGTACTGATGCATCAACCTTGCTCGGTCTAGCTATCGCCGGCGCCACCACGGCACCTCCTCCCTGCGCGCAAACAGCTGAGCACGTTGCGGTCGCCACTAATACACCTCAGTGCCATGCTGCCAAGTACCACCAGCCGACACAGCTTGAAGTCCTTGGAAGATATGTTGTGTGTAGCACCTGCCGACCAGGCATGACAAAGCGTAGCACCTGTCGAtcaggcatgacttgacatctccaccgaagctccgtgcaagacgaagccgctccacctcctgcctctgACTTCCAATGCTGCTCCACAAGTGATGCTCCCAAGAGAGAAATGACACCACAGTGCCACCATCGTCCGATCTGGAACACcagatcctagggtttcccccggagcagcacgagtgggtcgacagtagttacacgacgatgccttcatcaaggtaacgGCGTAGAACGCCGCCATCGCCTGCCGTCGGCTCGGTTTTCACGGGCAACCATGTCTCCCCCAACTTGCAGCCGGGACTAGATGATGGATCTCGAGATCCGATCACCAAGTTTCTGGTCGGCCAccgccgacgaagaagatgaccACCACCACTGGCTACACCGGCCAGAACAGATCTGCCATGGGTGCCGCTAAGCAGTCCACCAGGCCCTCGACGCCGCCGCCGATCTAAAGCCAGTTGACATGCCACCGAAGACCGCATCGCGCCACCGCCCGATCCAGGCCAGCCGCCACAGCAGTCGCCCGTGGCCCGAGGCAGGGCCGACCGCCGCCGCCATCGAAGCCAACGCCGTTGCTTCTAGATCGGCCGCACCTCCACGCATGTTGGGGCCCCGCCACCCCTGAGACACGGGAGGGAGGAAGAGCCCCCGCCACCGCCATCGGCCTTCGGGCGCAAGCCGGCGGCGTCCTCCGGCGGCTACGGGAGGAGGGGAGGAAGATGGgattgttgggtaacgtagcagaaattcaaaattttcctacgtgtcaccaagatctatctatggagagaccagcaacgaggggaaggagagtgcatctacatacccttgtagatcgctatgcggaagcgttcaagtgaacggggttgatggagtcgtactcgtcgtgattcaaatcaccgatgaccaagtgccgaacgcacggcacctccgcgttcaa contains:
- the LOC125541393 gene encoding laccase-4-like — its product is MAISSRFLAPCSVLMATLMLLIVQAQSITRHYDFNVQMANVTRLCASKSVVTVNGEYPGPTLVAREGDRVLVRVTNRVAHNMTLHWHGIRQLRSGWADGPAYVTQCPIQTGQSYVYNFTVAGQRGTLWWHAHISWLRATVYGAIVILPKLGVPYPFVAPHKEVPLLFGEWWRADTEAVVSQALRTGGAPNISDAFTINGLPGPLYNCSAKDTFKLKVKPGKTYMLRLINAALNDELFFSVANHTITIVEVDAVYVKPFTVKTLIISPGQTTNVLLTAKPFYPKANFYMSAAPYSVIRPGTFDSTTVAGILEYHNPRSASESSFDKDLPLFRPTMPRFNDTGLVTNFTSKLRSLATPQYPAAVPQSVDKRFFFTVGLGTRPCPVNATCQGPTNTTQFAAAINNISLVLPSTALLQSHFSQACLGGGLWSNFRPPLLAFSQFNYTGVSPNNTNVATGTKLLVLPFNATVELVMQDTSILGIESHPLHLHGFNFFVVGQGFGNYDPVNDPTRFNLVDPVERNTVGVPAGGWVAIRFLADNPGVWFMHCHLEVHTTWGLRMAWLVQDGSLPNQKLLPPPSDLPKC